In Triplophysa dalaica isolate WHDGS20190420 chromosome 19, ASM1584641v1, whole genome shotgun sequence, the sequence atcatttattttgtcatgGAGAAAGAACATTTGTTCAAAGTCCTCGTGATCGGAGACCTCGGAGTGGGTAAAACGTCAATAATCAAACGGTACGTTCATCAGATATTTTCGCAACATTATCGCGCAACTATTGGGGTGGATTTTGCTCTTAAAGTCCTACACTGGGATAACCAGACTGTCGTCCGGCTACAGTTATGGGACATAGCAGGTAAGTTCTCTATTTACGTcaaattgtctgttttaaattgcatttcttttcctatataatgttattttattagcCTTTTAAAACGCTGAATTaccatttaaaagttttttgaaCTTCCGAGAATGTGAAGGAATGTGTGTCTATTAATCTCAACAGTTCACATACTCGTGTTAAAGTCACATGATAGTTCGAGGTAGGACCAAAGATCCAAATATACCCCCACCCCTTCTCCCTGGAGTACACACTACAGAAAACTAAAATCTACTTAACTGTCACTGCACTTTTATTGAATGCAATATACTCAAAAAAGATGATGTTTTATATGTCTGCGTTTTGTTTATGATGTCATTTTACATTCCACATGTAATAGGACAGGAGCGCTATGGGAACATGACACGAGTTTACTATCGGGAGGCCGTGGGAGCGCTCATAGTATTTGATGTGACCAGAGCCTCCACGTTTGAAGCGGTGATGAAATGGAAAGAGGACCTCGATGTGAAGGTCACTCTCAGCAATGGCAAGCCCGTCCCAGCTGTTCTTTTAGCCAACAAGTCTGATCAATCTTCCGAGGGTCTGCGGACCCAGATTCCCAAACTTGATAATTTCTGCAAAGAGAATGGATTCGTGGGCTGGTTTGAGACCTCTGCTAAGGTATGAACCTGTGAGTGCTAGGGAACGCGCCGTCTCATGCAAGCCACATACCCCCAAAAGTTGTTTAATGCTTGAACCGTATAAGAGATTATGTTTTGTACTGGAAAGCTCCATGAGAAATACTTTAAAAGTATGATAAAAGAATGCATAGTTTGTTTGTAACATCCCAAGTCTTCTCAAATGATGCATGACTTTGTGCTTATGGTTACTTTAACACTTAGCATTTATTTAACACGAGGTTAGACTATTTTACATCAACAAATACAGCAAGAATGCGTTGTGATCATTAGATAGATGGCCTATGTTTACCATCTAACCCTGATTTAATGAGTTACACAGTGGTCTGTGAAAAGGGAATAGTGTACATAAGGCAGATGGTGCTGTAAAGTGATTCCTGGAAATAATGGCATAACACCCTCCTGTCTGAGACGCTTAACTTTGGATTGCCTTTAATCACTTTATGGCTGTTTTCTTTTCAACATCACCGAGACATTTAGCAAAAGCTAACGCACACATTACATTTCAGCACACCACTAGAGAATTTACCTCTTATATAgatattttatgctttttttaattgtatttaacattGTTGACTTGGATGGAttaacagttaaataaaaagtcTTTGGGTAGTTATCCTATGGTGTCAcataaaatatttggaaaaaaattgcaaaataaataaagcgaAATCTCTctcgtgctattttatattataaatacgAATACTTAGGGCTGTCGCGATAAATCACATCCAGAGTAAAGTTAATATATGTCtctgtactgtgcatataacatttatagtaaatatatatatatatttatataaatatataatatttagatgtgtttatttatatttccaaaataattgaatttatatataaacatattaatgtttcttaaatatatgcttgtgtttataaatgcaaaattaaaacGCGCAGTATtcagacatatattatataacacatttttattctggatgctaTTAATTGAGATTAATTGTTTGACTGgcctattaatatttttttctacattttttctGCCACACCGTAGTACACATTTATGGTTTATtcgtcaactacccatatacaACTCAaaaaaagtatgtactgtttatTTGCCTATATACACAGTATAGCACTTCaactatactgtatgtgaacAGAACaacatatgtatatttttacagtaataatgCATGCTTAGTGGGAATAGAATAGACATCATATTCTGTATATAAGTGCAAGACTATTTCACATGATTGTATGTGTAATTACCatattctgtttgttttttgtttcatgcCCACTGAAGGAGAACACAAACATCGATGCAGCAGCTAAATGTCTGGTGGGGCAAATTTTAGCCCATGATGAGAACATCACCAGTGACACAGACTCAGATGTGGTGGCCCTCCCTGGGTACAACAACAACACTAAAGAACGGATCCAAGCTGGGTGTGCGATGTGTTCTAAATGTTAAATACATGGAGCATATGAACGACGTGGAGAAAGAAATGTGTAGCAGATGGTTATGTATTCAAAGACTCAAAAATAGTACAGTACGATTTGTCTCTGAGGGagacaacatttttaattcatgaCGCACAGTGATAGATTGTGCAGCATAAATTCTCTTTATTTGATTGTTGCACTTTCACGCatcagtgtgtgtttacagatgTACACATTCAATATATAAGCCAACTGACAAAGATGTGAGGTGCATTTCTTACTGTGTTGTGTAAACAGACGGAAAGCAGATGGTTGGTACAGTTTTGctgcttttttattaaaactagcCTACGATTCAGTTACATAAGCTTCAAAATGTGTCATCTAAATACACTAAATCCTTTTAGTGTGATTCACAATTTAAGCAATGCCACCCTACAACCTCTTGCgttcaaaataaatgcaatccCCCATTTTTTTCTCCCCTCAAGctctttaatgtgtttttgtgtgtctgcgCAATATCTGGGTTGTGCATTAAATACAAGCAAGATACACCATTAAAGGCTACGAAATGGCCGTCTGATGCATTCTTGTATATGTACAGAGGGATTTAAAGCAGTGCGGAAATTCCACCTTAAGTTGCCCACCCCAGCTATTCAGACATAGGCCAATCGCCCCCCTCTCCAGTCACCTGATTCTGATACTGCCATTTTGCGCGGAGCGTCCGACTGTTAACTATAGAAAATTGGAATTGTTGCTTCATCAAAGATGTCAACGACGAGATGCTGAATTTTCACATCTAGGACCGACGCCGCGACCACGATAATCGCACG encodes:
- the rab38c gene encoding ras-related protein Rab-38; the encoded protein is MEKEHLFKVLVIGDLGVGKTSIIKRYVHQIFSQHYRATIGVDFALKVLHWDNQTVVRLQLWDIAGQERYGNMTRVYYREAVGALIVFDVTRASTFEAVMKWKEDLDVKVTLSNGKPVPAVLLANKSDQSSEGLRTQIPKLDNFCKENGFVGWFETSAKENTNIDAAAKCLVGQILAHDENITSDTDSDVVALPGYNNNTKERIQAGCAMCSKC